A window from Pseudomonas frederiksbergensis encodes these proteins:
- the ampD gene encoding 1,6-anhydro-N-acetylmuramyl-L-alanine amidase AmpD, whose translation MQLDPASGWCQGVDICPSPNFNARPSDEISLLVIHNISLPPAQFATGKVQAFFQNRLDVTEHPYFEGIADLRVSAHFLIERDGTVTQFVSCLERAWHAGVSSFEGRETCNDFSVGIELEGTDDLPFTDAQYQALTTLTRQLQSTFTAITAERICGHSDIAPGRKTDPGPAFDWARYRAALAKEEQQ comes from the coding sequence ATGCAGTTGGACCCCGCGAGCGGTTGGTGTCAGGGCGTAGATATTTGCCCATCGCCCAACTTCAATGCGCGCCCCTCGGATGAAATTTCCCTGCTGGTGATCCACAACATCAGCCTGCCGCCTGCGCAATTCGCCACCGGCAAGGTGCAGGCGTTTTTCCAGAATCGTCTGGATGTCACGGAACATCCCTACTTTGAAGGGATCGCCGACCTGCGTGTATCTGCGCACTTTCTGATCGAACGTGACGGCACCGTCACTCAGTTTGTCTCTTGTCTTGAGCGTGCCTGGCATGCCGGCGTCTCGAGTTTCGAAGGACGGGAAACCTGTAACGATTTTTCCGTGGGCATTGAACTTGAAGGCACGGATGATTTGCCGTTCACCGATGCCCAGTATCAAGCGTTGACGACCCTGACCCGGCAGCTGCAAAGCACGTTCACGGCCATCACCGCAGAGCGCATTTGCGGGCATAGCGACATTGCACCGGGGCGTAAAACCGATCCCGGGCCTGCATTCGACTGGGCACGCTATCGCGCCGCCCTGGCAAAAGAGGAACAACAATGA
- a CDS encoding DUF6388 family protein, whose protein sequence is MTVKELTQEARHEKALEKYLAESPQLAEEIKDLPADDQKDQIQWAFEDEAESQGLQPWELTLKYTSTPEEFEAARLVLHKEAAEVLGVEWEEYCEMNNLVV, encoded by the coding sequence ATGACCGTTAAAGAATTGACCCAAGAAGCCAGACACGAAAAAGCGCTGGAGAAGTATTTGGCGGAGTCGCCTCAGCTAGCCGAAGAGATCAAGGACTTGCCCGCTGACGATCAGAAAGACCAGATCCAGTGGGCGTTCGAGGATGAGGCAGAGTCCCAGGGCTTGCAGCCGTGGGAGCTGACGCTCAAGTACACCTCAACCCCTGAAGAGTTCGAGGCTGCGCGCCTTGTTCTGCACAAGGAGGCTGCCGAGGTGTTGGGTGTCGAGTGGGAAGAGTACTGCGAGATGAATAATCTGGTGGTCTGA
- the rbfA gene encoding 30S ribosome-binding factor RbfA, whose amino-acid sequence MAKEYSRTQRIGDQMQRELAQLIRREVKDPRVGLVTITAVEVSRDVGHAKIFITVMGQDNAEDIAQSIKVLNSAAGFLRMQLAREMKLRSVPQLHFHYDESVVRGAHLSALIERAVAEDNQHPVAAEAEDTKE is encoded by the coding sequence ATGGCAAAAGAATACAGCCGTACCCAACGTATCGGCGATCAGATGCAGCGTGAGCTGGCACAGCTGATCCGTCGTGAAGTCAAAGACCCGCGCGTCGGCCTGGTCACCATTACCGCTGTTGAAGTCAGCCGTGACGTCGGTCACGCCAAGATCTTCATCACGGTGATGGGGCAGGACAACGCCGAAGACATCGCGCAAAGCATCAAGGTGCTCAACTCCGCCGCCGGTTTCCTGCGCATGCAGTTGGCTCGCGAAATGAAGTTGCGCAGCGTTCCGCAGTTGCACTTCCACTACGACGAAAGCGTCGTGCGTGGTGCTCATCTGTCGGCATTGATCGAACGTGCGGTCGCTGAAGACAATCAGCATCCGGTTGCGGCAGAAGCCGAAGACACCAAGGAGTAA
- a CDS encoding DUF1631 domain-containing protein: MHNDGNVVPLHKVATDQATHSPLARLPVILLQVRDKAAQQLRHGLQELFDNADDTLFEMADRARDDVEQNLFFEAMRDLRLKRKNIERGFLEQFFEAFVSLTRYDSTQSALPQSLAFDASVALPDDDVERRVAVEAMVSKVLSRDGFALGQLTARFSALLGRELLDQHNPMAPSMLCEYFLQAGRNLGVEIKVKLIILKLFDRYVLRDANQLYAEANQLLLATGVLPELKPAPARRVKERAAADVDTEPAHANTRASGPPTDDSVQEVFAALQELLLNVRGSVAPTLEASAQTQPITTRDLMRLLSHLQQYVPAPEAQDDFDLRNQLEELLTRVSVKSGKSRVVGVADEDVINLIAMLFECILDDRNLPDSLKALIGRLQIPMLKVAVLDKSFFSRSSHPARRLLNEIATAAMGWGECDDHERDSLYLRIEQVVQRLLNDFVDDPAVFSELLADFLAFTSDERRRSELLEQRTRDAEEGRARTELARQRVEQVLNQALLGKVLPQRVVAFVQEAWSQVLLLTCLKHGDQAAEWHADVQTMEQLIWSVQRHDEPDASQRLLALVPGLLKSLRDGLSRSAFDPFATSEFFSELEALHVQLFERPGPKLAQSVDTPVMVEVQQEVVLRTADEGPVDTASVRLPEDDAGLLQVDQLRLGGWVEFQEDEENTLRCKLAAIIEATGKYIFVNRTGMKVLERSRTGLALEFRRGAVRTLDDTLLFDRALESVIGNLRRLNRGK; encoded by the coding sequence ATGCACAACGACGGGAATGTAGTGCCTTTGCACAAGGTCGCTACCGACCAGGCGACTCACTCGCCGCTCGCCCGCCTGCCTGTGATTCTGCTTCAGGTTCGCGACAAGGCCGCACAACAGCTCAGGCATGGTTTGCAGGAACTGTTCGATAACGCCGACGACACGCTGTTCGAAATGGCCGACCGGGCCCGCGATGACGTCGAACAGAACCTGTTCTTCGAAGCCATGCGCGACTTGCGCCTTAAACGCAAAAACATCGAACGCGGCTTTCTCGAACAATTCTTCGAGGCTTTTGTCAGCCTCACCCGGTACGACAGCACTCAATCTGCCTTGCCCCAGTCGCTGGCCTTCGATGCCTCGGTGGCACTGCCCGATGACGACGTGGAGCGCAGGGTGGCAGTGGAGGCAATGGTCAGCAAAGTGCTGAGCCGCGACGGTTTCGCCCTGGGCCAATTGACCGCCCGCTTCAGCGCACTGTTGGGGAGGGAGTTGCTCGATCAGCACAATCCCATGGCGCCGTCGATGCTCTGCGAGTACTTTTTGCAGGCCGGGCGCAACCTGGGAGTGGAGATCAAGGTCAAGCTGATCATCCTCAAACTGTTCGACCGCTATGTGCTCAGGGATGCCAATCAGCTTTACGCCGAAGCCAATCAGTTGCTGCTCGCCACCGGTGTTCTGCCTGAGCTCAAGCCTGCGCCTGCGCGCCGGGTCAAGGAGCGTGCGGCAGCCGACGTTGATACTGAACCGGCTCACGCCAACACTCGCGCCAGTGGCCCGCCGACCGACGACAGCGTGCAGGAAGTCTTCGCGGCGTTGCAGGAGTTGCTGCTTAACGTGCGTGGCAGTGTCGCGCCCACGCTTGAAGCCAGCGCCCAGACACAGCCGATTACCACCCGTGACCTGATGCGCCTGCTCTCGCACCTGCAGCAATACGTGCCGGCGCCGGAAGCCCAGGACGACTTCGATCTGCGAAACCAGCTCGAAGAGCTGCTGACCCGGGTCAGCGTCAAAAGTGGCAAGTCACGCGTGGTCGGGGTGGCCGACGAAGACGTGATCAACCTGATTGCCATGCTCTTCGAATGCATCCTCGATGACCGCAACCTGCCGGATTCGCTCAAGGCGTTGATCGGCCGTTTGCAGATTCCGATGCTGAAAGTGGCGGTGCTCGACAAGAGCTTCTTCAGCCGCAGCAGTCACCCGGCCCGACGCCTGCTCAATGAAATCGCCACCGCCGCCATGGGTTGGGGGGAGTGCGATGACCATGAGCGCGACAGCCTGTATCTGCGCATCGAACAGGTGGTGCAACGCTTGCTCAACGATTTTGTCGATGATCCGGCGGTCTTCTCCGAATTGCTCGCGGATTTTCTCGCCTTCACCAGCGATGAACGCCGTCGCAGTGAGCTGCTCGAGCAACGCACCCGCGACGCCGAAGAAGGCCGCGCCAGGACTGAACTGGCCCGCCAGCGCGTCGAACAGGTGCTGAATCAGGCCTTGTTGGGCAAAGTATTGCCGCAGCGGGTGGTGGCGTTTGTCCAGGAAGCGTGGAGCCAGGTGTTGCTGCTGACGTGCCTCAAGCACGGCGATCAGGCGGCCGAATGGCACGCCGATGTGCAGACCATGGAGCAATTGATCTGGAGCGTGCAGCGTCATGACGAGCCCGATGCGAGCCAGCGTTTGTTGGCGCTGGTGCCTGGGTTGCTCAAATCGTTGCGCGACGGGCTGAGCCGTTCGGCCTTCGATCCGTTCGCCACCAGCGAATTTTTCAGTGAGCTGGAAGCCTTGCACGTTCAGCTGTTCGAACGTCCAGGGCCAAAGCTTGCACAGTCTGTCGATACGCCGGTAATGGTCGAAGTGCAGCAGGAAGTCGTCCTGCGAACCGCCGACGAAGGGCCGGTCGATACGGCGTCAGTGCGCTTGCCGGAAGACGATGCCGGCCTGCTTCAGGTCGATCAACTGCGGTTGGGGGGCTGGGTCGAGTTTCAGGAAGACGAGGAAAACACCCTTCGCTGCAAACTGGCGGCGATCATTGAAGCCACCGGCAAATACATTTTCGTCAACCGCACCGGGATGAAAGTGCTGGAACGCAGCCGCACCGGCCTGGCGCTGGAATTCCGTCGTGGCGCGGTGCGCACACTGGACGACACTTTGCTGTTCGACCGGGCGCTGGAGTCGGTGATTGGCAACCTGCGGCGCCTCAATCGCGGCAAGTGA
- the rpsO gene encoding 30S ribosomal protein S15, with the protein MALDVQEKAQIVADYQQAVGDTGSPEVQVALLTHNINKLQGHFKANGKDHHSRRGLIRMVNQRRKLLDYLKGKDLGRYQALIGRLGLRR; encoded by the coding sequence ATGGCTCTCGACGTTCAAGAAAAAGCTCAAATCGTAGCTGACTACCAGCAAGCTGTTGGTGACACTGGTTCGCCAGAAGTGCAAGTTGCACTGCTGACCCACAACATCAACAAGCTGCAAGGTCACTTCAAGGCCAACGGTAAAGATCACCACTCCCGTCGTGGTCTGATCCGCATGGTAAACCAGCGTCGTAAGCTGCTGGACTACCTGAAAGGCAAGGATCTGGGCCGTTACCAGGCTCTGATCGGTCGCCTGGGTCTGCGTCGCTAA
- the pnp gene encoding polyribonucleotide nucleotidyltransferase: MNPVIKKFQFGQSTVTLETGRIARQASGAVLVTVDDDVSVLVTVVGAKQADPGKGFFPLSVHYQEKTYAAGKIPGGFFKREGRPSEKETLTSRLIDRPIRPLFPEGFMNEVQVVCTVVSTSKKTDPDIAAMIGTSAALAISGIPFDGPIGAARVAFHESTGYLLNPTYEQLKASSLDMVVAGTSEAVLMVESEAKELTEDQMLGAVLFAHDEFQVVINAVKELAAEAAKPTWTWAPQPEATALLGAIRAEFGDAISQAYTITIKADRYARLGELKDQVVAKLSGEEGQPTSAEVKAAFGEIEYRTVRENIVNGKPRIDGRDTKTVRPLNIEVGVLPKTHGSALFTRGETQALVVATLGTARDAQLLDTLEGEKKDPFMLHYNFPPFSVGECGRMGGAGRREIGHGRLARRSVQAMLPAADVFPYTIRVVSEITESNGSSSMASVCGASLALMDAGVPMKAPVAGIAMGLVKEGEKFAVLTDILGDEDHLGDMDFKVAGTAKGVTALQMDIKIKGITEEIMEIALGQALEARLNILGQMNQIIGQSRTELSENAPTMIAMKIDTDKIRDVIGKGGATIRAICEETKASIDIEDDGSIKIFGETKEAAEAARQRVLGITAEAEIGKIYVGKVERIVDFGAFVNILPGKDGLVHISMLSDARVEKVTDILKEGQEVEVLVLDVDNRGRIKLSIKDVAAAKASGV, encoded by the coding sequence GTGAACCCGGTAATCAAAAAATTCCAGTTCGGTCAGTCGACCGTTACCCTCGAGACTGGCCGTATCGCCCGTCAGGCCTCCGGCGCAGTATTGGTCACCGTTGACGACGACGTCAGCGTGTTGGTGACTGTGGTCGGCGCCAAGCAAGCCGATCCAGGCAAGGGCTTCTTCCCTCTGTCTGTTCACTACCAGGAAAAAACTTACGCTGCCGGTAAGATCCCTGGCGGTTTCTTCAAGCGTGAAGGCCGTCCTTCCGAGAAAGAAACCCTGACTTCCCGACTGATCGACCGTCCGATCCGTCCGCTGTTCCCAGAAGGCTTCATGAACGAAGTGCAGGTTGTCTGCACCGTCGTTTCCACCAGCAAGAAGACCGATCCGGACATCGCTGCGATGATCGGTACCTCGGCTGCGCTGGCCATCTCCGGCATTCCTTTCGATGGCCCGATCGGCGCTGCCCGCGTTGCGTTCCACGAAAGCACCGGCTACCTGCTGAACCCGACTTACGAACAACTGAAAGCTTCGAGCCTGGACATGGTCGTTGCCGGTACTTCGGAAGCCGTGTTGATGGTTGAATCGGAAGCCAAAGAGCTGACCGAAGACCAGATGCTGGGCGCGGTACTGTTTGCTCACGACGAGTTCCAGGTGGTGATCAACGCCGTTAAAGAACTGGCCGCTGAAGCTGCCAAGCCGACCTGGACCTGGGCTCCACAGCCAGAAGCCACTGCTCTGCTGGGCGCTATCCGTGCCGAGTTCGGCGACGCGATCTCCCAGGCCTACACCATCACCATCAAGGCCGACCGTTACGCTCGTCTGGGCGAACTGAAAGACCAGGTGGTTGCCAAGCTGTCCGGCGAAGAAGGCCAACCGACTTCCGCTGAAGTCAAAGCGGCTTTCGGCGAAATCGAATACCGCACCGTTCGCGAAAACATCGTTAACGGCAAGCCACGTATCGACGGTCGCGACACCAAGACCGTACGTCCGCTGAACATCGAAGTCGGCGTTCTGCCGAAGACCCACGGTTCGGCTCTGTTCACCCGTGGCGAAACCCAGGCTCTGGTAGTTGCAACACTGGGCACCGCCCGTGACGCACAACTGCTGGATACCCTGGAAGGCGAGAAAAAAGACCCGTTCATGCTGCACTACAACTTCCCTCCGTTCTCGGTAGGTGAGTGTGGTCGCATGGGTGGCGCCGGTCGTCGCGAAATCGGTCACGGCCGTCTGGCTCGTCGTTCGGTTCAGGCCATGCTGCCTGCTGCCGACGTGTTCCCGTACACCATCCGTGTTGTGTCGGAAATCACCGAGTCCAACGGTTCGAGCTCCATGGCTTCGGTCTGCGGCGCTTCCCTGGCTCTGATGGATGCCGGCGTTCCGATGAAGGCACCGGTTGCCGGTATCGCCATGGGTCTGGTTAAAGAAGGCGAGAAATTCGCCGTCCTGACCGACATCCTGGGTGACGAAGACCACTTGGGCGACATGGACTTCAAAGTAGCCGGTACCGCCAAAGGCGTGACCGCGTTGCAGATGGACATCAAGATCAAGGGCATCACCGAAGAAATCATGGAGATCGCTCTGGGCCAAGCCCTGGAAGCGCGCCTGAACATCCTCGGTCAGATGAACCAGATCATTGGCCAGTCGCGTACCGAGCTGTCGGAAAACGCTCCGACCATGATCGCGATGAAAATCGACACCGACAAAATCCGTGATGTCATCGGTAAAGGCGGCGCGACCATTCGTGCGATCTGTGAAGAGACCAAGGCTTCGATCGACATCGAAGACGACGGCTCGATCAAGATCTTCGGCGAAACCAAAGAAGCTGCTGAAGCTGCACGTCAGCGCGTTCTGGGCATCACCGCAGAAGCTGAAATCGGCAAGATCTACGTTGGTAAGGTTGAGCGCATCGTCGACTTCGGCGCATTCGTCAACATCCTGCCGGGCAAGGACGGTCTGGTTCACATCTCGATGCTGAGCGACGCTCGCGTAGAAAAAGTGACCGACATCCTCAAAGAAGGCCAGGAAGTGGAAGTACTGGTACTGGACGTGGACAACCGCGGCCGTATCAAGCTGTCCATCAAAGACGTAGCAGCAGCCAAGGCTTCGGGCGTTTAA
- the ampE gene encoding regulatory signaling modulator protein AmpE translates to MSFLVLLLAVWIEKFSALRHRIQRDGGWVRELNKLEVSPRLAKSPWLILVILVLLPVALLGLLLLVLDPVAYGLLALPVHLLVVIYSLGRGDLLAGLGPFRDAWRREDLQAAAHVADRDVGICADSGEQLLERVEGHLLWEAYQGFFAVIFWYFLLGPVAALSYRLLALAEEHGQTPAVVERAAKLRHAFDWVPVRLLAASFALVGNFVAVGRVMLNELLNWNISAAQLIEKVGLVAGEIPAPMVGPDGINSLDRIWELLLRAAVLWYAGFALWTVLA, encoded by the coding sequence ATGAGTTTTCTGGTGTTGCTGTTGGCGGTCTGGATCGAGAAATTCTCGGCCCTGCGTCATCGGATTCAGCGCGATGGTGGATGGGTTCGCGAGCTGAACAAGCTTGAGGTCAGTCCGCGTCTGGCAAAAAGTCCGTGGCTGATCCTGGTGATACTGGTGTTGTTGCCAGTGGCATTGCTGGGTTTGCTGCTACTGGTTCTGGACCCGGTGGCTTACGGTCTGCTGGCGTTGCCGGTGCACCTGCTGGTGGTGATTTACAGTCTGGGCCGGGGTGATCTGCTGGCCGGTCTGGGGCCGTTTCGCGATGCCTGGCGCCGGGAAGACCTGCAAGCGGCCGCTCATGTAGCGGACCGTGATGTGGGTATCTGCGCCGATAGCGGCGAACAATTGCTGGAACGGGTCGAAGGGCATTTGCTGTGGGAGGCTTATCAGGGCTTTTTCGCGGTGATTTTCTGGTACTTCCTGCTGGGGCCGGTCGCAGCCCTGAGCTATCGACTGCTGGCCCTGGCCGAAGAACACGGGCAGACCCCGGCCGTGGTCGAGCGCGCCGCAAAACTGCGTCATGCGTTCGACTGGGTGCCGGTGCGTCTGCTGGCGGCGAGTTTTGCGTTGGTCGGCAACTTTGTCGCAGTCGGCCGGGTAATGTTGAACGAGCTGCTGAATTGGAACATCAGCGCCGCCCAATTGATCGAGAAGGTGGGCTTGGTGGCCGGTGAAATTCCGGCGCCAATGGTCGGGCCTGACGGCATCAACAGCCTCGACCGGATCTGGGAACTGCTGCTGCGCGCGGCAGTGCTCTGGTACGCCGGTTTCGCGCTGTGGACCGTTCTTGCTTAG
- the truB gene encoding tRNA pseudouridine(55) synthase TruB, with the protein MAQVKRIRRNVSGIILLDKPLGFTSNAALQKVRWLLNAEKAGHTGSLDPLATGVLPLCFGEATKFSQYLLDSDKGYETLAQLGKTTTTADAEGEVLLERPVTVGRADVEAVLPKFRGQISQIPPMYSALKRDGQPLYKLARAGEVVEREPRSVTITRLELLAFEGDTARLAVDCTKGTYIRTLVEDIGEQLGCGAYVAELRRTQAGPFTLAQTVTLEELEAVHAEGGNEAVDRFLMPSDSGLLDWPLLQFSEHSSFYWLNGQPVRAPDAPKFGMVRVQDHNGRFIGIGEVSEDGRIAPRRLIRSE; encoded by the coding sequence GTGGCTCAGGTCAAACGTATCCGTCGTAACGTCAGCGGCATCATCCTGCTCGACAAGCCTTTGGGGTTCACCTCCAATGCGGCGTTGCAGAAGGTTCGCTGGCTGCTGAACGCCGAGAAGGCCGGGCACACTGGCAGTCTCGACCCGCTGGCCACCGGCGTGTTGCCGTTGTGCTTCGGTGAGGCCACCAAGTTTTCGCAATACCTGCTCGATTCCGACAAGGGTTACGAAACCCTGGCGCAACTGGGCAAGACCACCACCACGGCCGATGCCGAAGGTGAAGTTTTGCTGGAGCGCCCGGTGACCGTTGGTCGCGCCGATGTCGAAGCGGTACTGCCGAAATTTCGTGGGCAAATCAGCCAGATACCGCCCATGTACTCGGCGCTCAAGCGTGATGGCCAGCCGTTGTACAAGCTGGCCCGGGCAGGTGAAGTAGTGGAGCGTGAACCGCGTTCTGTTACTATTACGCGCTTGGAATTACTGGCCTTTGAAGGTGATACTGCGCGGCTTGCAGTGGATTGCACCAAAGGCACCTATATCCGCACCCTGGTGGAGGATATCGGTGAGCAACTCGGTTGTGGCGCATACGTTGCAGAACTGCGACGTACCCAGGCCGGGCCCTTCACGCTGGCACAGACAGTCACGCTGGAAGAGTTGGAAGCGGTACATGCCGAAGGCGGCAACGAAGCGGTCGACCGCTTTTTGATGCCCTCGGACAGCGGCCTGCTGGATTGGCCACTGTTGCAGTTCTCGGAGCACAGCTCGTTCTACTGGCTTAACGGCCAACCGGTACGAGCCCCGGATGCACCGAAGTTCGGCATGGTGCGGGTACAGGATCACAATGGCCGCTTCATCGGTATCGGTGAAGTGAGCGAAGACGGGCGCATCGCGCCACGTCGACTGATTCGGTCAGAATGA
- the nadC gene encoding carboxylating nicotinate-nucleotide diphosphorylase — MPNLRLADLTAEIEANVRRALLEDIGSGDITAQLIPAERLAKATIITRDAAVICGTAWVDAVFRQLDPRVAVHWQVRDGERVKPNQALFHLEGPARSLLTGERSALNFLQLLSGVATRAQYLADYVAETQVKLLDTRKTLPGLRLAQKYAVTCGGCHNHRIGLYDAFLIKENHIAACGGIPEAIKAAHKIAPGKPVEIEVESLEELKEALAAGADIIMLDELSLDDMREAVRLNAGQAKLEASGGINESTLLPIAETGVDYISIGAMTKDVKAVDLSMRLSL; from the coding sequence ATGCCGAATCTACGTCTCGCCGATTTGACCGCCGAAATCGAAGCCAACGTGCGCCGTGCGTTGCTCGAAGACATCGGCAGCGGCGACATCACCGCACAGCTGATCCCGGCCGAACGCCTGGCCAAAGCCACGATCATCACCCGCGACGCTGCCGTCATCTGCGGCACAGCCTGGGTTGATGCCGTGTTTCGGCAGCTGGACCCACGTGTTGCGGTGCACTGGCAGGTGCGTGATGGCGAGCGGGTGAAACCCAATCAGGCGCTGTTCCACCTGGAGGGCCCGGCGCGTTCGCTATTGACGGGCGAACGCAGTGCACTGAACTTCCTGCAGTTGCTGTCTGGCGTGGCCACGCGCGCGCAATACCTGGCGGATTACGTTGCCGAGACTCAGGTGAAGTTGCTCGACACCCGTAAAACCTTGCCGGGGCTGCGTCTGGCGCAGAAATACGCCGTGACCTGCGGCGGGTGCCACAACCACCGCATCGGCCTGTACGACGCCTTCCTGATCAAGGAAAACCATATTGCCGCCTGCGGTGGCATCCCGGAGGCCATCAAGGCCGCGCACAAGATTGCCCCGGGCAAACCGGTGGAGATCGAAGTGGAAAGCCTGGAAGAGCTGAAGGAAGCCCTGGCGGCTGGTGCCGACATCATCATGCTCGATGAACTGAGTCTGGATGACATGCGCGAAGCCGTGCGTCTGAACGCAGGCCAGGCGAAACTGGAGGCCAGCGGCGGCATCAACGAAAGCACGCTGCTACCGATCGCCGAAACCGGGGTGGATTACATCTCGATTGGTGCGATGACCAAGGATGTGAAAGCTGTCGATCTGTCGATGCGCCTGAGCCTTTGA